Proteins from a genomic interval of Rosa chinensis cultivar Old Blush chromosome 2, RchiOBHm-V2, whole genome shotgun sequence:
- the LOC112185323 gene encoding PRA1 family protein B4 isoform X3: MSTTVLPISTTSVAAAGSIESQASQPQIATLAFRAFINHITDTVRNGLSQRRPWAELADRSAFAKPESFSDATLRIRVNYLAVVALIVAVSLFTHPFSLGLLAACLFLYHCRPSDQPLVIFGRTFSDTQTLKGLVGLSVFIVFLTSVGVCYKGLKRFHTVFVESKVANHLG; this comes from the exons ATGTCAACCACCGTCCTCCCGATCTCCACCACCTCTGTCGCCGCCGCCGGATCCATCGAGTCCCAGGCCTCCCAGCCTCAGATCGCCACCCTGGCCTTCCGCGCCTTCATCAACCACATCACCGACACCGTCCGCAACGGCCTCTCCCAGCGCCGCCCCTGGGCCGAGCTTGCCGACCGCTCCGCCTTCGCCAAGCCCGAGTCCTTCTCCGACGCCACCCTCCGCATCCGCGTCAACTACCTCGCCGTCGTCGCCCTCATCGTCGCCGTCTCCCTCTTCACCCACCCCTTCTCCCTCGGCCTCCTCGCCGCCTGTCTCTTCCTCTACCACTGCCGCCCCTCCGATCAGCCCCTCGTTATCTTCGGCCGGACTTTCTCCGACACCCAAACCCTAAAAGGCCTCGTCGGCCTCAGcgtcttcatcgtcttcctcacCTCCGTCGGGGTGTGTTA CAAGGGATTGAAGAGATTTCATACTGTGTTTGTAGAGAGCAAGGTTGCGAATCACCTCGGATGA
- the LOC112185323 gene encoding PRA1 family protein B4 isoform X2, translating to MSTTVLPISTTSVAAAGSIESQASQPQIATLAFRAFINHITDTVRNGLSQRRPWAELADRSAFAKPESFSDATLRIRVNYLAVVALIVAVSLFTHPFSLGLLAACLFLYHCRPSDQPLVIFGRTFSDTQTLKGLVGLSVFIVFLTSVGQGIEEISYCVCREQGCESPRMKEAIDHQNSFLVLQPETMEKLQRQHNQH from the exons ATGTCAACCACCGTCCTCCCGATCTCCACCACCTCTGTCGCCGCCGCCGGATCCATCGAGTCCCAGGCCTCCCAGCCTCAGATCGCCACCCTGGCCTTCCGCGCCTTCATCAACCACATCACCGACACCGTCCGCAACGGCCTCTCCCAGCGCCGCCCCTGGGCCGAGCTTGCCGACCGCTCCGCCTTCGCCAAGCCCGAGTCCTTCTCCGACGCCACCCTCCGCATCCGCGTCAACTACCTCGCCGTCGTCGCCCTCATCGTCGCCGTCTCCCTCTTCACCCACCCCTTCTCCCTCGGCCTCCTCGCCGCCTGTCTCTTCCTCTACCACTGCCGCCCCTCCGATCAGCCCCTCGTTATCTTCGGCCGGACTTTCTCCGACACCCAAACCCTAAAAGGCCTCGTCGGCCTCAGcgtcttcatcgtcttcctcacCTCCGTCGGG CAAGGGATTGAAGAGATTTCATACTGTGTTTGTAGAGAGCAAGGTTGCGAATCACCTCGGATGAAAGAAGCCATCGACCATCAAAACTCGTTCCTCGTGCTTCAACCCGAGACCATGGAGAAGCTCCAGCGACAACACAATCAG
- the LOC112185323 gene encoding PRA1 family protein B4 isoform X1, whose product MSTTVLPISTTSVAAAGSIESQASQPQIATLAFRAFINHITDTVRNGLSQRRPWAELADRSAFAKPESFSDATLRIRVNYLAVVALIVAVSLFTHPFSLGLLAACLFLYHCRPSDQPLVIFGRTFSDTQTLKGLVGLSVFIVFLTSVGQGIEEISYCVCREQGCESPRMKEAIDHQNSFLVLQPETMEKLQRQHNQVPF is encoded by the exons ATGTCAACCACCGTCCTCCCGATCTCCACCACCTCTGTCGCCGCCGCCGGATCCATCGAGTCCCAGGCCTCCCAGCCTCAGATCGCCACCCTGGCCTTCCGCGCCTTCATCAACCACATCACCGACACCGTCCGCAACGGCCTCTCCCAGCGCCGCCCCTGGGCCGAGCTTGCCGACCGCTCCGCCTTCGCCAAGCCCGAGTCCTTCTCCGACGCCACCCTCCGCATCCGCGTCAACTACCTCGCCGTCGTCGCCCTCATCGTCGCCGTCTCCCTCTTCACCCACCCCTTCTCCCTCGGCCTCCTCGCCGCCTGTCTCTTCCTCTACCACTGCCGCCCCTCCGATCAGCCCCTCGTTATCTTCGGCCGGACTTTCTCCGACACCCAAACCCTAAAAGGCCTCGTCGGCCTCAGcgtcttcatcgtcttcctcacCTCCGTCGGG CAAGGGATTGAAGAGATTTCATACTGTGTTTGTAGAGAGCAAGGTTGCGAATCACCTCGGATGAAAGAAGCCATCGACCATCAAAACTCGTTCCTCGTGCTTCAACCCGAGACCATGGAGAAGCTCCAGCGACAACACAATCAGGTACCATTTTAg